A stretch of DNA from Cannabis sativa cultivar Pink pepper isolate KNU-18-1 chromosome X, ASM2916894v1, whole genome shotgun sequence:
TTTCAAATAATCGCATGAATGAGGTAAATAATCACATATAGAAAATAAGCTGAAAGTACAACTTGTTGATTTTAATGATCCAAATTACCAAGTTGATTATCTTTAGGTTGATTGATTTCAAGATATGAATTTTAGACTTGAATCGATAATAAAGTTGTAAAACACACAAagatttacaagcttcatctgcactgagaacacatctcagccgactagtgcttgggttccccgaaccagggtaatcTCATCTACTAATTCTCAAGAATTTCGTATTACAATctccaattctctctaaaggaatctAATACAAACTTTAcagcaattagtaatgaattaccaacaacaATGAAGAATCCTGATTGTTAgtgcacaatcccttgtgcagcAACTGAGTTCTTCTTCGACATTTCTTcaacctgaaatcccttcagatttGATGACGAAGTTgacactgaactcccttcagttaGAACTCAGCAACTCCAGGCTCTGATCTTTTCGCCATTGATGACCATCTTCAAGCTATACAATCAGACCTGTAGATACAACAACAAGAATAGCAACATACGACACTAACTCCCAGGATGACAACTGAATTAACAAACTATAGGATTTTATCGATAAATTGTTTACAGAATGAAACCGACTATATATACCACAAAACAGTCCACCTGGCACTAACTAACACTTAACTCTAACCGACTTAACAGAACGCTAGTGCAGATATAACAGACAAAAACTCCAGACACGACTAGACATTGTAGATAACTAAACTGTCACAAAATAACGACACTTACATTCTCCCCCTTGACAGGTTATGTTCAATGActcaaaaaaaaactaaagaccACAAAAGAAACAGCAATCACAGAATTAATGCACCAAACATAAATGTCTTTAGGAATGTAAACAGAGCAACCATAAATCAAAACGAATACAAATATCTCCCCCTTCATTGAATATGAGCTGCTTGATCCTGTTCTTTGCCAGACTCCCCCTGGGAAGGTGGCCCAGTCGACACCAAGGGTGTTGCAGTGATTACTGGAGACGAGTCAGCTGGAGGATGCAGATCCGGTTGGGCTGGACTGGTGACAGGGGCAAATACTGAAGGCTCCCCCTGCACATGTGCGTTACTTCCAGAAGTATCAGAGGATGCCCCAAACGAATCTCGATGAAACTCAGGTAGAGAAATGTCAGGCAAAGAATCCCCAGGAAAATGGTGCAAAAGAGTCGACTTGATAGTACGAACCATTTGATACATGGAGGCCTCAAAGGCAAGCTGACGCTTTTGATCCTTCTTATAACGTTTGGCAAAAGATTGAAACTCAGAAAACATTTGTACCTACCAGCTGGAATCCGAAAGCCCTTTGAACATAGGAGACTTGCCTTTACTCACTTTTGATGCAGAAGGAGTGGTTGATGAGGGCTGCCTATTGATCACAGAGAGAAAGCTCTTACTGAGAACAGGATTTTGAACTTGATAGTCATGCGTTGTAAGAGGCGGGTGAGCAGTCATAAGAACTCGTTGAACAAGGCTTGGAAATGGTAGCTTGTTACGAGTGCCAGTAGTTTCTGAAGCTTCAAGTATCCTTTCAAATATGAGAGATGGCAGATCAATGGACACATGAGTTCCTACAGCATACAGAAACTTGCCAATCTCAAGAGTAACTGATGACAAATGAGAATTAGGGAGCCAATTGTACAAAGCTACCCGATGAAGAACCCTATAGAAGGGAGTCAGATGCGTGACTAAGATTTCTTGTTTGTCCCAAATATAGTCATCCTTTCCACTTAGCACTCTACCCATCAAAGTTTGATCTGGATTGAATTGTTTCCCATATGTTGGTTTCTTGATGGACTCAACTTTCAACAAGCATGCAATAGTGGATGGACCAAATGGAACTCTATGACCCCTAACAAATGCACTCACACACCCTGGATGACCCTCAGCAATAACTGTCCTATCTAGGTTGGCATAGAATTCTCGAACTAAGATGGGATGAGGAGCAGACAAGTTAGTGACCGTGTTTACCCATTTCCTAAGTTTTAATAACTCATGCAGTTCAGGAAAATCATCTAATATAACCACTTGTTCGAACCAAAGCTCACGACTACCAAACCATCTTTGATAAATGCAGGCTTTAGAGGCATCAACATAGCATTGTACAGAGGCTGGGTCGACAGTTGATATAGGGGCTTTGGGAAGTTTGGATTTTTTAGAGCCTCTGGACGACTGTTTGGGAGATGAGTCTGTAGATGGGACTGGAATGGGTTTGGTCTTGGATTTCTTTTCAGGTGGTTGATGTGTGGTATCACGTGAGGACTTTCGTTTTAACTGAACTCTTTCACTGGTTTGGGAAGGAATAGAAACCTTAGATGGAGGACGAGGAGGTCCTACGGGTTTGGATGGAGGTTGTAGACTCGACGATGAACGAGTGACTCGTTTTGATACAGACAAAGGGGGTGACGACAGAGAAGGACTAACCTTTTTAGTCAGGGGAGGAGCCTTACCTTGAAACGTACGAGGTTTCTGATTGACTGGAGGTGAAGGCGGAGACAGAGTCGACTCAGGACTCGAGTGGCGAGCAGAACCACCAACCTCCGACTGGTAGAGGACAATGTCACGACAGGGATTAGCAAGTGTAGTCTCGACTGTAGGATCAACAGTAGTTGCCACTGATAGAACAAACATAGCGACAGGGGGTACTGCAATGGGAGTTGTATTCTCCATTTTAGAGAGAAAGGTGTGAAAGTTGCAGAACTTAGGGTTTCTGAGAGTAAAGTGAAAGAGTAAGACTAATCACTTTCCTTAGGCCTTAAGTATAGGCTCCCTGACACAACTGACCAggcaaaaaaaataatgatgattttttttaaaattttatctttGCCAAAGAAAATGTACACGcccaaattgaatatttttcaccACATAATACGGCACACAAAACAAAACAGACCAACGTCATCAGGCAATGAGAGAAATATAGAGACctgaaatatttcaaatatgcCAGCAATATTTGCACACAACCCACACTTGacaaattagataaaaaaaagaCACTTAGAGATActcaaaattttagaaaaaaaacgaTATCAACTGATCAATGAACATGAATAGAGCTTCtgagtatttaaaaaaaatgcacaCCTTGAGCAACAGATCATTGCATCGCACCCATCCACAATGATACTCATGGGATCACTAAAACTTGAATCTCCATACGTGTGTGAGCAGTGATCTCATGTGGTCCAAGAAGAGAGGAGATCAGCTGGACCACTCTCTCAACTAAGCATAAGCTGATATGTGAATAACTAAgaatgtattttttatatatataaagccttttttttcaaacactCTGGCTCTTTCTTTAGTACCCAAACATGGCTTTCACTCTCTTCAAGAGATGTAGCCGTCCTCTTTGATCCCCAAGAACTAATACAGAAGGAGCATACTACTTATTAGTAAAAGGTTTAAGAGAGctcttcccattgcatctggAAGAGGTAGCCTTTTTATCTGGGGAAGATTCAAGCTTAGTATCATTCGAAGTAGCATATAGTAGATGGAGATAGACAGAACAACATATTGCTCAAGGGACTTTGAAACACAAGAATACTCATAGGCAAAAGAAATTGATCAGATGACACTGAGAACAGTTTAGATAGTACAGAGACCAATACATGTTCTTAAGTGAGTAAAAGTTTGAGTATCTAAAGCTTTAGTGAAAAGATCTGCTAATTGATTAGTTGTGGGCACATGAGATATTGACAGCATATTTGAATCAACTAGATCTCAGATAAAGTGGTACCTGATGTCGATGTGTTTAGTTCGAGAGTGCTGCACAGGGTTTTTAGAGATGTTTATGGTGCTTGTACTGTCACAAAAAATGGTCAGTGTGTGTTGTGGGTGTCCATAATCAGTGAGCATTTTGTTCAGCCATATTAATTGAGTGCAGCGGTTGCCAGCTGCAATATATTCTGCTTCTGCAGTAGAAAGTGAGATGGAATATTGTTTTTTGCTATACCACGAGACTAGGTTATTCCCAATGTAAAAGCATCCCCCTGAAGTGCTTTTCCTATCATCTAGACACCCTACACAATCAGAATCGCTATATCCTACCAAAGATGTATTGGTGTCACAACTATACCAAAGACCATAGTTAACTGTCCCAGCCAGATATTTGAAAATTCTTTTGACTGTAGAGAGATGGGACTGTTTAGGATTGGCTTGATACCTGGCACATAAACCGACACTGAAGGATATATCAGGGCGACTCGCTGTGAGATACAGTAAGCCACCTATCATACTTCTGTATAGAGTGGGGTCTACAGGGTCACCAGACTCATCTCGTGACAATTTGGATGTGGTGCCTATTGGTGTATGTGCATGCTTGACTTGTGAGAATCCAAACTTATCTAACATAGACTTTACATATTTGGACTGTGATATGACTGTGCCATGATCTAGTTGTTTTATTTGGAGTACTAGAAAGAAATTAAGGTCACCTATTAAACTCATTTCAAACTCACTAGTCATTAAGGTGACAAATGTATGTACTTCACTTTCACAAGTTGAGCCAAAaatgatgtcatcaacatatatttgggCAACAAAAATTCCTTTTTCAATATGTTTAATGAATAGAGTGCTATCTGCAGTACCTCGGATGAAACCATGAGAGATGAGAAATGAGGTGAGTCGatcataccaagcacgtggaGCCTATTTCAGTCCATATAGGGCTTTATTGAGCTTGTACACATGGTGTGGATGATGTGGATCTTCAAATCCCTGTGGTTGTTTGACATAGACTTCCTCTTGAATTACCCCATTGAGAAAAGCACTCTTGACGTCCATTTGGAAGAGTTTAATCTTCATGAA
This window harbors:
- the LOC133032345 gene encoding uncharacterized protein LOC133032345 yields the protein MENTTPIAVPPVAMFVLSVATTVDPTVETTLANPCRDIVLYQSEVGGSARHSSPESTLSPPSPPVNQKPRTFQGKAPPLTKKVSPSLSSPPLSVSKRVTRSSSSLQPPSKPVGPPRPPSKVSIPSQTSERVQLKRKSSRDTTHQPPEKKSKTKPIPVPSTDSSPKQSSRGSKKSKLPKAPISTVDPASVQCYVDASKACIYQRWFGSRELWFEQVVILDDFPELHELLKLRKWVNTVTNLSAPHPILVREFYANLDRTVIAEGHPGCVSAFVRGHRVPFGPSTIACLLKVESIKKPTYGKQFNPDQTLMGRVLSGKDDYIWDKQEILVTHLTPFYRVLHRVALYNWLPNSHLSSVTLEIGKFLYAVGTHVSIDLPSLIFERILEASETTGTRNKLPFPSLVQRVLMTAHPPLTTHDYQVQNPVLSKSFLSVINRQPSSTTPSASKVSKGKSPMFKGLSDSSW